The DNA sequence ACAGGGCTTTAAGGAGATGAACTGGAGGAGGGAGGGCTTTAAGGAGAAGGACTGGAGGAGACAGGGCTTTAAGGGGATGGACTGGAGGAGGGAGGGCTTTAAGGAGATGGACTGGAGGAGACAGGGCTTTAAGGAGATGGACTAGAGGAGACAGGGCTTTAAGGAGATGGACTGGAGGAGGGAGGGCTTTAAGGAGATGGACTGGAGGAGGGAGGGCTTTAAGGAGATGGACTGGAGGAGACAGGGCTTTAAGGAGCTGGACTGGAGGAGGGAGGGCTTTAAGGAGATGGACTGGAGGAGGGAGGGCTTTAAGGAGATGGACTGGAGGAGGGAGGGCTTTAAGGAGATGGACTGGAGGAGACAGGGCTTTAAGGGGATGGACTGGAAGAGACAGGGCTTTAAGGAGATGGACTGGAGGAGACAGGGCTTTAAGGAGATGGACTGGAGGAGACAGGGCTTTAAGGAGATGGACTGGAGGAGGGAGGGCTTTAAGGGGATGGACTGGAGGAGGGAGGGCTTTAAGGAGATGGACTAGAGGAGGAAGGGCTTTAAGGAGATGGACTGGAGGAGACAGGGCTTTAAGGAGATGGACTGGAGGAGGCAGGGCTTTAAGGGGATGGACTGGAGGAGACAGGgcttggcgcccccccttggtttgtgctgtggtggagacctctgtgggctatactcggccttgtctcaggattgtaagttggtggttgaggatatccctctagtggtgcgggggctgtgctttggcagagtgggtggggttatatccttcctgtttggccctgtccaggggtttcttcggatggggccacagtgtctccggaccgctcctgtctcagcctccagtatttatgctgcagtagtttatgtgtcgggggctggggttagttggttatacctggagtacttctcctgtcttatccagtgtcctgtgtgaatttaagtatgctctctctaattctctcgttctctctttctctctgagaacctgagccctaggaccatacgtcaggactaccgggcatgatgacaccttgctgtccccagtccgcctggccttgctgctattccagtttcaactgttctgcctgcggttacgaaacccctacctgtcccagacctgctgttttcaactctttaatgatcggctatgaaaagccaactgagagacctgagccctaggaccatacgtcgggactaccggccgtggtgactccttgctgtccccagtccgcctggccttgctgctattccagtttcaactgttctgcctgcggttatggaacccctacctgtcccagacctgctgttttcaactcttaatgatcggctatgaaaagccaactgagatttattcctgattattatttgaccatgcttgtcacttatgaacatttttgaacatcttggcatggttctgttataatcttcacccggcacagccagaagaggactggccacccctcatagcctggttcctctctaggtttcttcctaggttttcgcctttctagggagtttttcctagccaccgtgcttctacacctgcattactagctgtttggggttttaggctgggtttctgtacagcacttcgagatattagctgatgtaagaagggctatataaaataaaattgattgaaaattgatttaAGGAGATGGACTGGAGGAGACAGGGCTTTAAGGAGATGGACTGGAGGAGACAGGGCTTTAAGGAGATGGACTGGAGGAGGGAGGGCTTTAAGGAGATGGACTGGAGGAGATGGGGCTTTAAGGAGATGGACTAGAGGAGGCACCTACAGCAGTGGTCCTCCAGATCTAATCTACAGCAGTGGTCCTCCAGATCACACCTACAGCAGTGGTCCTCCAGATCTAACCTACAGCAGTGGTCCTCCAGATCTAACCTACAGCAGTGGTCCTCCAGATCTCATCTACAGCAGTGGTCCTCCAGATCTCATCTACAGCAGTGGTCCTCCAGATCTCACCTACAGCAGTGGTCCTCCAGATCTAATCTACAGCAGTGGTCCTCCAGATCTCATCTACAGCAGTGGTCCTCCAGATCTCACCTACAGCAGTGGTCCTCCAGATCTAACCTACAGCAGTGGTCCTCCAGATCTATCCTACAGCAGTGGTCCTCCAGATCTCATCTACAGCAGTGGTCCTCCAGATCTCACCTACAGCAGTGGTCCTCCAGATCTATCCTACAGCAGTGGTCCTCCAGATCTAATCTACAGCAGTGGTCCTCCAGATCTATCCTACAGCAGTGGTCCTCCAGATCTATCCTACAGCAGTGGTCCTCCAGATCTATCCTACAGCAGTGGTCCTCCAGATCTATCCTACAGCAGTGGTCCTCCAGATCTCATCTACAGTACAGCATAGACAGACACACTATGATGCAACATGTAAATGACagaacctctctttctctcctctctctctggttctctatccACAGTTAATACTGACACAGAAACAGTGGTGGTGAATGTCACATACACTACCAAGGAGGAGGCTAAAGTGTAAGTAGAGTAATTACTGTGTTTAAATGATGTCACTATCAGTATGGCAGAAACATTAGACTAATTAGAGGTGCTATTACTGTGTTTAAATGATGTCACTATCAGTATGGCAGAAACATTAGACTAATTATCCCCTCATAGAAAAAATACTCTAAGACTAGTCAGATATGCTAAGAAGAAAGGTATCAGAGAGGTAAAGCTTTTTTCCCTCCTCAGAGCTATAGAGAATTCAACGTTCATCAGTTTGAGGACTACTCCTTCAGGGTGTCGCCTAacccttaccctctccctctcgttAACTCTAACTCCTCTCCCCTCAGAGCCGTAGAGAAGTTGACTCTTCTGTTCTCTCACAGAGCCATAGAGAAGTTGACTCTTCTGTTCTCTCACAGAGCCGTAGAGAAGTTGACTCTTCTGTTCTCTCACAGAGCCGTAGAGAAGTTGACTCTTCTGTTCTCTCACAGAGCCGTAGAGAAGTTGACTCTTCTGTTCTCTCACAGAGCCGTAGAGAAGTTGACTCTTCTGTTCTCTCACAGAGCCGTAGAGAAGTTGACTCTTCTGTTCTCTCACAGAGCCGTAGAGAAGTTGACTCTTCTGTTCTCTCACAGAGCCGTAGAGAAGTTGACTCTTCTGTTCTCTCACAGAGCCGTAGAGAAGTTGACTCTTATGTTCTCTCCCCTCTCAGAGCCATAGAGAAGTTGACTCTTCTGTTCTCTCACAGAGCCGTAGAGAAGTTGACTCTTCTGTTCTCTCACAGAGCCGTAGAGAAGTTGACTCTTATGTTCTCTCCCCTCTCAGAGCCATAGAGAAGTTgactcttctgttctctctcagAGCCGTAGAGAAGTTGACTCTTCTGTTCTCTCACAGAGCCGTAGAGAAGTTGACTCTTCTGTTCTCTCACAGAGCCGTAGAGAAGTTgactcttctgttctctctcagAGCCGTAGAGAAGTTGACTCTTCTGTTCTCTCACAGAGCCGTAGAGAAGTTGACTCTTCTGTTCTCTCACAGAGCCGTAGAGAAGTTgactcttctgttctctctcagAGCCGTAGAGAAGTTgactcttctgttctctctcagAGCCGTAGAGAAGTTgactcttctgttctctctcagAGCCGTAGAGAAGTTgactcttctgttctctctcagAGCCGTAGAGAAGTTgactcttctgttctctctcagAGCCGTAGAGAAGTTgactcttctgttctctctcagAGCCGTAGAGAAGTTGACTCTTCTGTTCTCTCACAGAGCCGTAGAGAAGTTgactcttctgttctctctcagAGCCGTAGAGAAGTTgactcttctgttctctctcagAGCCGTAGAGAAGTTgactcttctgttctctctcagAGCCGTAGAGAAGTTGACTCTTCTGTTCTCTCACAGAGCCGTAGAGAAGTTgactcttctgttctctctcagAGCCGTAGAGAAGTTgactcttctgttctctctcagAGCCGTAGAGAAGTTgactcttctgttctctctcagAGCCATAGAGAAGTTGACTCTTCTGTTCTCTCCCCTCTCAGAGCCGTAGAGAAGTTGACAGGTCACCAGTTTGAGGGCTACTCCATCAGGGTGTCGTACATCCTGGATATGGATGCAGCTCCGCCCCTACAGGCCCCACGGATGCGTCGGGGGGGTCGGTCGTCCAGGGACCAGGACGGGCCCCAGCCAGGGCCCTCGGGGGGCTTCGGAGGGCCCCGACACAAACAGCATGACTTCCCCCTCCGCATGCTGGTCCCCACACAGTTCGTAGGAGCCATCATCGGCAAGGAGGGTCTCACCATCAAGAACGTCACCAAACAGACACAGTCCAAGTATGTGGGCATCGTTGTAGCAGAATTATTCTATCTGCTTTATTGACACATTTGTTTTCCTTCTTTGTTGGTCAAAATCGAGTATGAAGTATGGGGTTAATTACATTTCAGTTAAGTCAATTCAGGAATTAAATTACTGAATTAACATGGCACTGACCCCAAACTTAAATATGATTACGTATGCAGTCTCAACCTTTCAGTgaccttctgtctgtctctgtctctctccatcagggTGGACATCCATCGGAAGGAGAATGCGGGAGCAGCAGAGAAGCCCATCACCATCCACTCCACCCCTGAGGGCTGCTCCTCTGCCTGCCGTATGATCCTGGAAATCATGCAGAAAGAAGCCAGCGAGACCAAGGAGTGAGTCTACTATAGCCCCCCTGCTACACCATTACTACACCCCTACTACACCCTCACTACTACACCCTTACTACACCCCTACTACACCCCAACACCCTCACTACTACACCCCAACACCCTCACTACTACACCCCTACTACACCCCAACACCCTCACTACTACACCCATACTACACCCTCACTACTACACCCTTACTACACCCCAACACCCTCACTACTACACCCAAACAACACCCCAACACCCTCATTACTACACCCTTACTACACCCCAACACCCTCACTACTACACCCAAACAACACCCCAACACCCTCATTACTACACCCCTACTACACCCCAACACCCTCATTACTACACCCCTACTACATCCCAACACCCTCACTACTACACCCTTACTACACCCCAACACCCTCACTACTACACCCAAACAACACCCCAACACCCTCATTACTACACCCCTACTACACCCCAACACCCTCACTACTACACCCATACTACACCCTCACTACTACACTCAGACTACACCCCAACACCCTCActactacacccctacaccctcaCTACTACACTCAGACTACATCCCAACACCCTCACTACTACACCCATACTACACCCCAACACCCTCACTACTACACCCCTACTACACCCCAACACCCTCACTACTACACCCAGACTACACCCCAACACCCTCACTACTACACCCATACTACACCCCAACACCCTCACTACTACACCCCTACTACACCCCAACACCCTCACTACTACACCCTTACTACACCCCAACACCCTCACTACTACACCCAGACTACACCCCAACACCCTCACTACTACACCCCAACACCCTCACTACTACACCCAGACTACACCCCAACACCCTCACTACTACACCCCAACACCCTCACTACTACACCCTTACTACACCCCAACACCCTCACTACTACACCCAAACAACACCCCAACACCCTCATTACTACACCCTTACTACACCCCAACACCCTCACTACTACACCCCTACTACACCCCAACACCCTCACTACTACACCCCTACTACACCCCAACACCCTCACTACTACACCCCAACACCCTCACTACTACACCCCAACACCCTCACTACTACACCCCAACACCCTCACTACTACACCCCAACACCCTCACTACTACACCCCAACACCCTCACTACTACACCCCTACTACACCCCAACACCCTCACTACTACACCCCAACACCCTCACTACTACACCCCAACACCCTCACTACTACACCCTTACTACACCCAACACCCTCACTACTACACCCCAACACCCTCACTACTACACCCCTACTACACCCCAAACCCTCACTACTACACCCAGACTACACCCCAACACCCTCACTACTACACCCCAACACCCTCACTACTACACCCTTACTACACCCAACACCCTCACTACTACACCCCTACTACACCCCAAACCCTCACTACTCAACCATTTGGTAGGCCTACAGCACGTCATCAGAGCGCGACGTATGTTGAATGCTGAACGAGAGACCTCggtttattgtttttgtaaaGCTGTGACAGTGTTTCCTTCCTTGTTTCCTCGTTTGATTGATATACTTTTTGCTTTTGGATCCCGCACGAGGTTAGCCTCAGTTGCTGTGACCGCACCTATCTGTCCCGGGATCCTGCCAGAACAAAAAGTCAGAAGTTGTTTGCCGAAGCTAGCTACTAGCCTAGCTGGTAGCTATCAGTATCAAACTAGCAAGATTTTCCAAGAACAGCTTGAACACAGCCCGCGACCCAGTTAGCGCTTTTGGCTGGGACCGCAGAGGTGTCCCACGCTAATTGTGGCTGTATTCCTTGCTGCTATTTTCCTGCAACCTGACCTGGCTGGAACTGCGTTGTTTAGCTACCAACGTTAGCCGATGCTGCTACCAACAGTATGTTGGAACTGTGTTGTATAGCTACCAACGTTAGCCGATGCTGCTACCAACAGTACGTTGGAACTGCGTTGTATAGCTACCAACGTTAGCCGATGCTGCTACCAACAGTACATTGGAACTGTGTTGTATAGCTACCAACGTTAGCCGATGCTGCTACCAACAGTACGTTGGAACTGTGTTGTTTAGCTACCAACGTTAGCCGATGCTGCTACCAACAGTACATTGGAACTGTGTTGTATAGCTACCAACGTTAGCCGATGCTGCTACCAACAGTACATTGGAACTGTGTTGTATAGCTACCAACGTTAGCCGATGCTGCTACCAACAGTACATTGGAACTGTGTTGTTTAGCTACCAACGTTAGCCGATGCTGCTACCAACAGTACATTGGAACTGTGTTGTTTAGCTACCAACGTTAGCCGATGCTGCTACCAACAGTACATTGGAACTGTGTTGTATAGCTACCAACGTTAGCCGATGCTGCTACCAACAGTACATTGGAACTGTGTTGTTTAGCTACCAACGTTAGCCGATGCTGCTACCAACAGTACGTTGGAACTGTGTTGTATAGCTACCAACGTTAGCCGATGCTGCTACCAACAGTACCTGCAAAGACACTGCTTTCCTGCTCACCGCTGTGAGATGATTTGTGTGTCTGATCTCTTTCTGTTCACTTAGTTGAGAATTCATGTAAGGAGAGAGACACTGAAGCccagctagcctagctagcctagCTGGCCAGCAGTCTCAAATGGAGGACGTGTTCAACCCTGCAGGAGCTGTGTTTATTTTGCTTTATTCCGGGACAATGTGGACCACCCAGACTTTCAATGTAGCAACTGTTTGCTTGCAGAGGACTACAGGGGCGAAGTGGCTATTCTCAGCAAATAAGTAGCGAACCTACCCAAGCTACTGGGGCATCCACGCCCGCCTACCTTTTCTTTCTCTACCCCAGTAGCCGGACGCTGCTCTGGCCTGGTGGAAGTGTCGCCGCCGTGTCGGTTCTCCACAGCCGACTGGCCGGTACTCTGCAGGGATCCCTCCCCGAAGGGGCCTCCCCTTCCCTGGAGAATGGAGCTAGTAGGATGCTCCTGGATGACTTGGGGGATGTTCCTGTTCTCGACCCTACCAACCAGCCATGGAGATATGTCACTCGTGTTGAAGTCGAAAACAGCGTCCTCTGGCAACGGAGGCCTCCTTGTTAAACCCGGACCGGACACAGACCAGATCAGCTTcgccgccctggatccagaggttCCGGCGCCTTCTTCCCTGGGGGCTTCGGTTTCAAGATCGGATCCGGAGGTACCTGCGTCTTTGTCCTCTGATCTGTCTCCCTCTACGGTGGCTTCTACCTCGGGTTCAGTTCCTCAAAGCTCCCACCCTCATCAGACCGTGAGGCTGTCTGAGACTCCGGCCCATTCATCatccacaaatcaaatcaaaatcaaataaaatgttatttgtcacatacacgtgtttagcagatgttatagcgggtgtagcgaaatgcttgtgcttctagctccgacagtgcagtaatatctaacaagtaatatctaacaatttcacaacatatacccaatacacacaaaactagtaaggaatggaatttaagaatatatacattgtgatgtcacgagaggctgtgtcctggagggacgttacatccccctgaggtggctgcaaacccagacagctatggctccatctgctggtatggtcgggaactccacccctctatggccaatcttcccacgcagctgaaacaaatgaggagctgatgagctgaaggtttgggaagggaagagacacactgagggagtgtgtggggggtgaagaaacacagtctccaacctgggctctctggaggacaagagtgctgcacgtccacttccatgaggaatataaggatttggagatacttacctttgggaaatacatatatgcacctgtggaaatacgtgagagacatttggaaggactttttgctgggttggccactagctgcaacgtggactacagtaaggctggggaaaagttatctgagcgagtgagaattatgattttggatgtggaagagacatcc is a window from the Coregonus clupeaformis isolate EN_2021a chromosome 23, ASM2061545v1, whole genome shotgun sequence genome containing:
- the LOC121537107 gene encoding insulin-like growth factor 2 mRNA-binding protein 2 isoform X2, translated to MNKLYVGNLSPLVTVEDLKQLFGEKKLPGAEQVLLKSGYAFVDFPDQNWAIKAIETLSGKVELHGKVLEVDYSVPKKLRSRKIQIRNIPPHLQWEVLDGLLAQYGTIENVEQVNTDTETVVVNVTYTTKEEAKVAIEKLTLLFSHRAVEKLTLLFSHRAVEKLTLLFSHRAVEKLTLLFSHRAVEKLTLLFSHRAVEKLTLLFSHRAVEKLTLLFSHRAVEKLTLLFSHRAVEKLTLMFSPLSEP
- the LOC121537107 gene encoding insulin-like growth factor 2 mRNA-binding protein 2 isoform X1, whose amino-acid sequence is MNKLYVGNLSPLVTVEDLKQLFGEKKLPGAEQVLLKSGYAFVDFPDQNWAIKAIETLSGKVELHGKVLEVDYSVPKKLRSRKIQIRNIPPHLQWEVLDGLLAQYGTIENVEQVNTDTETVVVNVTYTTKEEAKVAVEKLTGHQFEGYSIRVSYILDMDAAPPLQAPRMRRGGRSSRDQDGPQPGPSGGFGGPRHKQHDFPLRMLVPTQFVGAIIGKEGLTIKNVTKQTQSKVDIHRKENAGAAEKPITIHSTPEGCSSACRMILEIMQKEASETKE